Proteins co-encoded in one Drosophila gunungcola strain Sukarami chromosome X unlocalized genomic scaffold, Dgunungcola_SK_2 000032F, whole genome shotgun sequence genomic window:
- the LOC128260482 gene encoding anoctamin-6 isoform X3: MYSAVRTHDYDYPESEMDERESLYFDTISLADSEAAAAAAAHRKSISQSRNTIYHSAVDLAGDEGRGSLRLPSGATAAEHAALAWQPGYRQSTALEHLNGGSGDHTDAAIAAQMIALQNGRGHLPTGIGVTGDGGAPGTGTGTGGADDETYRRFDDGKRSVDFVLAYNGEAQLEEHRRKCEIFEANLQREGLQLEHNKVQRVHFIKIHAPAEVLYRYAEILKIKVPLKPIPGQDQIFAESAHEFKTCLSRMCRSLFSSVQLNTALFPEREPRIHLEFSRNYLELYDTEHPNFLDAGTRYSIINFILQRQHFVEGEETADNLGIEKLVQDGVYTCAYTLHDKDDRDRLLKEWANISKWKNLQPLDQIKDYFGAKVALYFAWLGFYTQMLIPISVFGLLCFLYGFITWGTDPISRDICNDNGTIMCPQCDRSCDYWRLNETCTSSKFNYLIDNNMTVVFALSMAIWAVVYLEFWKRYSAGLVHRWGLTGFTHHVEHPRPQYLAKISRSRRLVGKAYEQDQTGKRTTLDPDVPFWSIKFLPNFTSYSIMILFICISVIAIAGIIIYRMAQRASHSILGSENSMTFKVMILPMTAGIIDLIVISLLDMVYSSLAVKLTNYEYCRTQTEYDESLTIKNYVFQFVNYYSSLFYIAFLKGKFVGYPAKYNRVLGFRQEECNPGGCLMELCMQLVIIMAGKQAVNAIVEMLIPYLMRTIKELSYRHGWYKSHQDQRLVPYNQFTEDYNLLPAENNSLYVEYLEMVVQFGFITLFSLAFPLAPLLALLNNVIEVRLDAIKMLRFLRRPVGMRARDIGVWHSIMTVVTRIAVASSAMIIAFSTNLIPKIVYAASMGDHELNNYLNFTLAVFNTEDFQVQPLLGGSQHVNETVCRYTEFRNPPTDPHPYKRPMIYWKILTGRLAFIVIYQNIITMLQGILRWAVPDVSGRLLKRIKRENFLLREHIIEYEKQHAMKMAQTEVGGGNLQKSNSGPRPHQRDNETLTRRSNDATSFV, translated from the exons ATGTATTCGGCGG TCCGCACCCACGACTACGACTATCCGGAATCGGAAATGGACGAGCGGGAGAGCCTGTACTTCGACACCATATCGCTGGCGGACTCGGAggcggcggctgctgcagCGGCGCACCGCAAGTCGATATCGCAGTCGCGGAACACCATCTACCACTCGGCAGTTGACCTGGCCGGCGACGAGGGTCGGGGTAGTCTTCGCCTGCCCAGCGGAGCCACTGCCGCCGAGCATGCGGCACTGGCCTGGCAGCCCGGCTACCGCCAGTCCACCGCCCTTGAGCACCTCAATGGCGGCAGTGGCGATCACACGGATGCCGCAATCGCCGCCCAAATGATTGCCCTGCAGAATGGGCGTGGCCATCTGCCCACTGGCATCGGGGTAACCGGGGATGGAGGAGCtcctggcactggcactggcactggcggTGCTGACGATGAG ACATACCGGCGCTTCGACGATGGCAAGCGGAGCGTGGACTTTGTGCTGGCCTACAATGGCGAGGCTCAGCTGGAGGAGCACCGGCGCAAGTGTGAGATATTCGAGGCGAATCTACAGCGCGAGGGGCTACAGCTGGAGCACAACAAGGTGCAGCGGGTGCACTTCATCAAGATCCATGCGCCCGCCGAGGTGCTCTATCGCTATGCCGAAATACTCAAGATCAAGGTGCCGCTCAAGCCGATTCCCGGCCAGGATCAAATCTTTGCCGAATCGGCGCATGAGTTTAAGACCTGCCTGAGCCGGATGTGCCGCAGCCTGTTCAGCTCGGTGCAGCTCAATACGGCCCTCTTCCCGGAACGTGAACCGCGCATCCATCTCGAGTTCTCCCGCAATTATCTGGAGCTGTACGACACGGAGCATCCGAACTTCCTCGACGCCGGCACCCGCTACTCCATCATCAACTTCATACTCCAGCGACAGCATTTCGTCGAGGGCGAGGAAACGGCCGACAATCTGGGCATCGAGAAGCTCGTCCAGGATGGCGTATACACCTGCGCCTACACCCTGCACGAT AAGGACGATCGCGATCGCCTGCTCAAGGAGTGGGCCAACATATCCAAGTGGAAGAA cCTGCAACCACTGGACCAAATTAAAGACTACTTTGGTGCCAAGGTGGCACTATACTTCGCTTGGCTGGGATTCTACACCCAAATGCTGATCCCCATCAGCGTTTTCGGCCTGCTCTGTTTCCTGTACGGCTTTATAACGTGGGGCACCGATCCGATTAGCCGGGACATATGCAATGACAATGGGACGATCATGTGTCCGCAGTGCGATCGCAGCTGCGACTACTGGCGGCTGAACGAGACCTGTACGTCCTCCAAGTTCAACTATCTGATAGACAACAACATGACCGTGGTGTTCGCCCTGTCGATGGCCATTTGGGCGGTGGTGTACCTGGAGTTCTGGAAGCGCTACTCGGCGGGTCTGGTGCACCGCTGGGGACTGACTGGCTTCACGCACCACGTGGAGCACCCGCGTCCGCAGTACCTGGCCAAAATATCGCGCTCCAGACGGCTGGTCGGAAAGGCTTACGAGCAGGATCAAACTGGCAAGCGGACCACACTGGATCCGGATGTGCCCTTCTGGAGCATCAAGTTCCTGCCCAACTTCACTAGTTATAGCATCATGATATTGTTT ATTTGCATATCAGTCATTGCCATAGCTGGGATAATCATCTATAGAATGGCACAGCGAGCCTCGCACAGCATTCTGGGCAGTGAGAATTCGATGACCTTCAAGGTGATGATCCTGCCCATGACGGCGGGCATCATCGATCTGATTGTGATCTCGCTGCTGGACATGGTCTACTCCAGTTTGGCCGTGAAGCTCACCAACTACGAGTACTGTCGCACCCAGACGGAGTACGACGAGAGCCTGACCATCAAAAACTATGTGTTCCAGTTCGTCAACTACTACTCATCGCTCTTCTACATCGCCTTCCTCAAGGGCAAGTTCGTCGGCTATCCGGCCAAGTACAATCGCGTGCTGGGCTTCCGCCAGGAGGAGTGCAATCCCGGCGGCTGCCTCATGGAGCTTTGCATGCAACTGGTGATCATCATGGCCGGCAAGCAGGCGGTAAACGCCATCGTGGAGATGCTCATACCCTACCTGATGCGCACCATCAAGGAGCTCAGCTACCGCCACGGCTGGTACAAGAGTCACCAGGACCAGCGACTGGTGCCCTACAACCAGTTCACCGAGGACTATAACCTACTGCCCGCCGAGAACAATTCGCTCTATGTGGAGTACCTCGAAATGG TTGTGCAATTCGGCTTCATCACCCTGTTTAGTTTGGCCTTTCCGCTGGCACCATTGCTGGCCCTGCTGAACAATGTGATAGAGGTGCGCCTGGACGCCATCAAGATGCTCCGTTTCCTGCGGCGACCGGTGGGAATGCGAGCCCGGGACATTGGCGTTTGGCACAGCATAATGACCGTCGTCACCCGGATAGCCGTGGCCTCGAGT GCAATGATAATTGCATTTAGCACGAACCTCATACCGAAAATCGTGTACGCCGCCTCAATGGGAGATCACGAGCTGAACAACTACCTGAACTTCACGCTGGCCGTGTTCAACACCGAGGACTTCCAGGTGCAGCCGCTGCTGGGAGGCAGTCAGCATGTGAACGAGACGGTGTGCCGCTACACGGAGTTCCGCAACCCGCCGACCGATCCCCATCCCTACAAACGCCCCATGATATATTGGAAGATACTGACGGGTCGGCTGGCCTTCATCGTCATCTACCAG AACATTATCACCATGCTGCAGGGCATCCTGCGCTGGGCAGTTCCGGATGTCTCGGGTCGCCTGCTGAAGCGCATCAAGCGGGAGAACTTCCTGCTGCGGGAGCACATCATCGAGTACGAGAAGCAGCACGCCATGAAGATGGCCCAAACGGAAGTGGGCGGCGGAAACCTTCAGAAGTCGAATAGTGGACCACGCCCGCACCAGAGAGACAATGAGACCCTGACCCGCAGGAGCAACGATGCCACATCCTTTGTGTGA
- the LOC128260482 gene encoding anoctamin-6 isoform X2 encodes MDERESLYFDTISLADSEAAAAAAAHRKSISQSRNTIYHSAVDLAGDEGRGSLRLPSGATAAEHAALAWQPGYRQSTALEHLNGGSGDHTDAAIAAQMIALQNGRGHLPTGIGVTGDGGAPGTGTGTGGADDEVSRRLLRSSSNISNKDKKLPITYSQWKSRTYRRFDDGKRSVDFVLAYNGEAQLEEHRRKCEIFEANLQREGLQLEHNKVQRVHFIKIHAPAEVLYRYAEILKIKVPLKPIPGQDQIFAESAHEFKTCLSRMCRSLFSSVQLNTALFPEREPRIHLEFSRNYLELYDTEHPNFLDAGTRYSIINFILQRQHFVEGEETADNLGIEKLVQDGVYTCAYTLHDKDDRDRLLKEWANISKWKNLQPLDQIKDYFGAKVALYFAWLGFYTQMLIPISVFGLLCFLYGFITWGTDPISRDICNDNGTIMCPQCDRSCDYWRLNETCTSSKFNYLIDNNMTVVFALSMAIWAVVYLEFWKRYSAGLVHRWGLTGFTHHVEHPRPQYLAKISRSRRLVGKAYEQDQTGKRTTLDPDVPFWSIKFLPNFTSYSIMILFICISVIAIAGIIIYRMAQRASHSILGSENSMTFKVMILPMTAGIIDLIVISLLDMVYSSLAVKLTNYEYCRTQTEYDESLTIKNYVFQFVNYYSSLFYIAFLKGKFVGYPAKYNRVLGFRQEECNPGGCLMELCMQLVIIMAGKQAVNAIVEMLIPYLMRTIKELSYRHGWYKSHQDQRLVPYNQFTEDYNLLPAENNSLYVEYLEMVVQFGFITLFSLAFPLAPLLALLNNVIEVRLDAIKMLRFLRRPVGMRARDIGVWHSIMTVVTRIAVASSAMIIAFSTNLIPKIVYAASMGDHELNNYLNFTLAVFNTEDFQVQPLLGGSQHVNETVCRYTEFRNPPTDPHPYKRPMIYWKILTGRLAFIVIYQNIITMLQGILRWAVPDVSGRLLKRIKRENFLLREHIIEYEKQHAMKMAQTEVGGGNLQKSNSGPRPHQRDNETLTRRSNDATSFV; translated from the exons ATGGACGAGCGGGAGAGCCTGTACTTCGACACCATATCGCTGGCGGACTCGGAggcggcggctgctgcagCGGCGCACCGCAAGTCGATATCGCAGTCGCGGAACACCATCTACCACTCGGCAGTTGACCTGGCCGGCGACGAGGGTCGGGGTAGTCTTCGCCTGCCCAGCGGAGCCACTGCCGCCGAGCATGCGGCACTGGCCTGGCAGCCCGGCTACCGCCAGTCCACCGCCCTTGAGCACCTCAATGGCGGCAGTGGCGATCACACGGATGCCGCAATCGCCGCCCAAATGATTGCCCTGCAGAATGGGCGTGGCCATCTGCCCACTGGCATCGGGGTAACCGGGGATGGAGGAGCtcctggcactggcactggcactggcggTGCTGACGATGAGGTCTCTAGACGTCTGTTAAGAAGTAGTAGCAACATTTCTAATAAAGATAAGAAATTGCCAATAACATACTCCCAGTGGAAATCAAGG ACATACCGGCGCTTCGACGATGGCAAGCGGAGCGTGGACTTTGTGCTGGCCTACAATGGCGAGGCTCAGCTGGAGGAGCACCGGCGCAAGTGTGAGATATTCGAGGCGAATCTACAGCGCGAGGGGCTACAGCTGGAGCACAACAAGGTGCAGCGGGTGCACTTCATCAAGATCCATGCGCCCGCCGAGGTGCTCTATCGCTATGCCGAAATACTCAAGATCAAGGTGCCGCTCAAGCCGATTCCCGGCCAGGATCAAATCTTTGCCGAATCGGCGCATGAGTTTAAGACCTGCCTGAGCCGGATGTGCCGCAGCCTGTTCAGCTCGGTGCAGCTCAATACGGCCCTCTTCCCGGAACGTGAACCGCGCATCCATCTCGAGTTCTCCCGCAATTATCTGGAGCTGTACGACACGGAGCATCCGAACTTCCTCGACGCCGGCACCCGCTACTCCATCATCAACTTCATACTCCAGCGACAGCATTTCGTCGAGGGCGAGGAAACGGCCGACAATCTGGGCATCGAGAAGCTCGTCCAGGATGGCGTATACACCTGCGCCTACACCCTGCACGAT AAGGACGATCGCGATCGCCTGCTCAAGGAGTGGGCCAACATATCCAAGTGGAAGAA cCTGCAACCACTGGACCAAATTAAAGACTACTTTGGTGCCAAGGTGGCACTATACTTCGCTTGGCTGGGATTCTACACCCAAATGCTGATCCCCATCAGCGTTTTCGGCCTGCTCTGTTTCCTGTACGGCTTTATAACGTGGGGCACCGATCCGATTAGCCGGGACATATGCAATGACAATGGGACGATCATGTGTCCGCAGTGCGATCGCAGCTGCGACTACTGGCGGCTGAACGAGACCTGTACGTCCTCCAAGTTCAACTATCTGATAGACAACAACATGACCGTGGTGTTCGCCCTGTCGATGGCCATTTGGGCGGTGGTGTACCTGGAGTTCTGGAAGCGCTACTCGGCGGGTCTGGTGCACCGCTGGGGACTGACTGGCTTCACGCACCACGTGGAGCACCCGCGTCCGCAGTACCTGGCCAAAATATCGCGCTCCAGACGGCTGGTCGGAAAGGCTTACGAGCAGGATCAAACTGGCAAGCGGACCACACTGGATCCGGATGTGCCCTTCTGGAGCATCAAGTTCCTGCCCAACTTCACTAGTTATAGCATCATGATATTGTTT ATTTGCATATCAGTCATTGCCATAGCTGGGATAATCATCTATAGAATGGCACAGCGAGCCTCGCACAGCATTCTGGGCAGTGAGAATTCGATGACCTTCAAGGTGATGATCCTGCCCATGACGGCGGGCATCATCGATCTGATTGTGATCTCGCTGCTGGACATGGTCTACTCCAGTTTGGCCGTGAAGCTCACCAACTACGAGTACTGTCGCACCCAGACGGAGTACGACGAGAGCCTGACCATCAAAAACTATGTGTTCCAGTTCGTCAACTACTACTCATCGCTCTTCTACATCGCCTTCCTCAAGGGCAAGTTCGTCGGCTATCCGGCCAAGTACAATCGCGTGCTGGGCTTCCGCCAGGAGGAGTGCAATCCCGGCGGCTGCCTCATGGAGCTTTGCATGCAACTGGTGATCATCATGGCCGGCAAGCAGGCGGTAAACGCCATCGTGGAGATGCTCATACCCTACCTGATGCGCACCATCAAGGAGCTCAGCTACCGCCACGGCTGGTACAAGAGTCACCAGGACCAGCGACTGGTGCCCTACAACCAGTTCACCGAGGACTATAACCTACTGCCCGCCGAGAACAATTCGCTCTATGTGGAGTACCTCGAAATGG TTGTGCAATTCGGCTTCATCACCCTGTTTAGTTTGGCCTTTCCGCTGGCACCATTGCTGGCCCTGCTGAACAATGTGATAGAGGTGCGCCTGGACGCCATCAAGATGCTCCGTTTCCTGCGGCGACCGGTGGGAATGCGAGCCCGGGACATTGGCGTTTGGCACAGCATAATGACCGTCGTCACCCGGATAGCCGTGGCCTCGAGT GCAATGATAATTGCATTTAGCACGAACCTCATACCGAAAATCGTGTACGCCGCCTCAATGGGAGATCACGAGCTGAACAACTACCTGAACTTCACGCTGGCCGTGTTCAACACCGAGGACTTCCAGGTGCAGCCGCTGCTGGGAGGCAGTCAGCATGTGAACGAGACGGTGTGCCGCTACACGGAGTTCCGCAACCCGCCGACCGATCCCCATCCCTACAAACGCCCCATGATATATTGGAAGATACTGACGGGTCGGCTGGCCTTCATCGTCATCTACCAG AACATTATCACCATGCTGCAGGGCATCCTGCGCTGGGCAGTTCCGGATGTCTCGGGTCGCCTGCTGAAGCGCATCAAGCGGGAGAACTTCCTGCTGCGGGAGCACATCATCGAGTACGAGAAGCAGCACGCCATGAAGATGGCCCAAACGGAAGTGGGCGGCGGAAACCTTCAGAAGTCGAATAGTGGACCACGCCCGCACCAGAGAGACAATGAGACCCTGACCCGCAGGAGCAACGATGCCACATCCTTTGTGTGA
- the LOC128260482 gene encoding anoctamin-6 isoform X1, with translation MYSAVRTHDYDYPESEMDERESLYFDTISLADSEAAAAAAAHRKSISQSRNTIYHSAVDLAGDEGRGSLRLPSGATAAEHAALAWQPGYRQSTALEHLNGGSGDHTDAAIAAQMIALQNGRGHLPTGIGVTGDGGAPGTGTGTGGADDEVSRRLLRSSSNISNKDKKLPITYSQWKSRTYRRFDDGKRSVDFVLAYNGEAQLEEHRRKCEIFEANLQREGLQLEHNKVQRVHFIKIHAPAEVLYRYAEILKIKVPLKPIPGQDQIFAESAHEFKTCLSRMCRSLFSSVQLNTALFPEREPRIHLEFSRNYLELYDTEHPNFLDAGTRYSIINFILQRQHFVEGEETADNLGIEKLVQDGVYTCAYTLHDKDDRDRLLKEWANISKWKNLQPLDQIKDYFGAKVALYFAWLGFYTQMLIPISVFGLLCFLYGFITWGTDPISRDICNDNGTIMCPQCDRSCDYWRLNETCTSSKFNYLIDNNMTVVFALSMAIWAVVYLEFWKRYSAGLVHRWGLTGFTHHVEHPRPQYLAKISRSRRLVGKAYEQDQTGKRTTLDPDVPFWSIKFLPNFTSYSIMILFICISVIAIAGIIIYRMAQRASHSILGSENSMTFKVMILPMTAGIIDLIVISLLDMVYSSLAVKLTNYEYCRTQTEYDESLTIKNYVFQFVNYYSSLFYIAFLKGKFVGYPAKYNRVLGFRQEECNPGGCLMELCMQLVIIMAGKQAVNAIVEMLIPYLMRTIKELSYRHGWYKSHQDQRLVPYNQFTEDYNLLPAENNSLYVEYLEMVVQFGFITLFSLAFPLAPLLALLNNVIEVRLDAIKMLRFLRRPVGMRARDIGVWHSIMTVVTRIAVASSAMIIAFSTNLIPKIVYAASMGDHELNNYLNFTLAVFNTEDFQVQPLLGGSQHVNETVCRYTEFRNPPTDPHPYKRPMIYWKILTGRLAFIVIYQNIITMLQGILRWAVPDVSGRLLKRIKRENFLLREHIIEYEKQHAMKMAQTEVGGGNLQKSNSGPRPHQRDNETLTRRSNDATSFV, from the exons ATGTATTCGGCGG TCCGCACCCACGACTACGACTATCCGGAATCGGAAATGGACGAGCGGGAGAGCCTGTACTTCGACACCATATCGCTGGCGGACTCGGAggcggcggctgctgcagCGGCGCACCGCAAGTCGATATCGCAGTCGCGGAACACCATCTACCACTCGGCAGTTGACCTGGCCGGCGACGAGGGTCGGGGTAGTCTTCGCCTGCCCAGCGGAGCCACTGCCGCCGAGCATGCGGCACTGGCCTGGCAGCCCGGCTACCGCCAGTCCACCGCCCTTGAGCACCTCAATGGCGGCAGTGGCGATCACACGGATGCCGCAATCGCCGCCCAAATGATTGCCCTGCAGAATGGGCGTGGCCATCTGCCCACTGGCATCGGGGTAACCGGGGATGGAGGAGCtcctggcactggcactggcactggcggTGCTGACGATGAGGTCTCTAGACGTCTGTTAAGAAGTAGTAGCAACATTTCTAATAAAGATAAGAAATTGCCAATAACATACTCCCAGTGGAAATCAAGG ACATACCGGCGCTTCGACGATGGCAAGCGGAGCGTGGACTTTGTGCTGGCCTACAATGGCGAGGCTCAGCTGGAGGAGCACCGGCGCAAGTGTGAGATATTCGAGGCGAATCTACAGCGCGAGGGGCTACAGCTGGAGCACAACAAGGTGCAGCGGGTGCACTTCATCAAGATCCATGCGCCCGCCGAGGTGCTCTATCGCTATGCCGAAATACTCAAGATCAAGGTGCCGCTCAAGCCGATTCCCGGCCAGGATCAAATCTTTGCCGAATCGGCGCATGAGTTTAAGACCTGCCTGAGCCGGATGTGCCGCAGCCTGTTCAGCTCGGTGCAGCTCAATACGGCCCTCTTCCCGGAACGTGAACCGCGCATCCATCTCGAGTTCTCCCGCAATTATCTGGAGCTGTACGACACGGAGCATCCGAACTTCCTCGACGCCGGCACCCGCTACTCCATCATCAACTTCATACTCCAGCGACAGCATTTCGTCGAGGGCGAGGAAACGGCCGACAATCTGGGCATCGAGAAGCTCGTCCAGGATGGCGTATACACCTGCGCCTACACCCTGCACGAT AAGGACGATCGCGATCGCCTGCTCAAGGAGTGGGCCAACATATCCAAGTGGAAGAA cCTGCAACCACTGGACCAAATTAAAGACTACTTTGGTGCCAAGGTGGCACTATACTTCGCTTGGCTGGGATTCTACACCCAAATGCTGATCCCCATCAGCGTTTTCGGCCTGCTCTGTTTCCTGTACGGCTTTATAACGTGGGGCACCGATCCGATTAGCCGGGACATATGCAATGACAATGGGACGATCATGTGTCCGCAGTGCGATCGCAGCTGCGACTACTGGCGGCTGAACGAGACCTGTACGTCCTCCAAGTTCAACTATCTGATAGACAACAACATGACCGTGGTGTTCGCCCTGTCGATGGCCATTTGGGCGGTGGTGTACCTGGAGTTCTGGAAGCGCTACTCGGCGGGTCTGGTGCACCGCTGGGGACTGACTGGCTTCACGCACCACGTGGAGCACCCGCGTCCGCAGTACCTGGCCAAAATATCGCGCTCCAGACGGCTGGTCGGAAAGGCTTACGAGCAGGATCAAACTGGCAAGCGGACCACACTGGATCCGGATGTGCCCTTCTGGAGCATCAAGTTCCTGCCCAACTTCACTAGTTATAGCATCATGATATTGTTT ATTTGCATATCAGTCATTGCCATAGCTGGGATAATCATCTATAGAATGGCACAGCGAGCCTCGCACAGCATTCTGGGCAGTGAGAATTCGATGACCTTCAAGGTGATGATCCTGCCCATGACGGCGGGCATCATCGATCTGATTGTGATCTCGCTGCTGGACATGGTCTACTCCAGTTTGGCCGTGAAGCTCACCAACTACGAGTACTGTCGCACCCAGACGGAGTACGACGAGAGCCTGACCATCAAAAACTATGTGTTCCAGTTCGTCAACTACTACTCATCGCTCTTCTACATCGCCTTCCTCAAGGGCAAGTTCGTCGGCTATCCGGCCAAGTACAATCGCGTGCTGGGCTTCCGCCAGGAGGAGTGCAATCCCGGCGGCTGCCTCATGGAGCTTTGCATGCAACTGGTGATCATCATGGCCGGCAAGCAGGCGGTAAACGCCATCGTGGAGATGCTCATACCCTACCTGATGCGCACCATCAAGGAGCTCAGCTACCGCCACGGCTGGTACAAGAGTCACCAGGACCAGCGACTGGTGCCCTACAACCAGTTCACCGAGGACTATAACCTACTGCCCGCCGAGAACAATTCGCTCTATGTGGAGTACCTCGAAATGG TTGTGCAATTCGGCTTCATCACCCTGTTTAGTTTGGCCTTTCCGCTGGCACCATTGCTGGCCCTGCTGAACAATGTGATAGAGGTGCGCCTGGACGCCATCAAGATGCTCCGTTTCCTGCGGCGACCGGTGGGAATGCGAGCCCGGGACATTGGCGTTTGGCACAGCATAATGACCGTCGTCACCCGGATAGCCGTGGCCTCGAGT GCAATGATAATTGCATTTAGCACGAACCTCATACCGAAAATCGTGTACGCCGCCTCAATGGGAGATCACGAGCTGAACAACTACCTGAACTTCACGCTGGCCGTGTTCAACACCGAGGACTTCCAGGTGCAGCCGCTGCTGGGAGGCAGTCAGCATGTGAACGAGACGGTGTGCCGCTACACGGAGTTCCGCAACCCGCCGACCGATCCCCATCCCTACAAACGCCCCATGATATATTGGAAGATACTGACGGGTCGGCTGGCCTTCATCGTCATCTACCAG AACATTATCACCATGCTGCAGGGCATCCTGCGCTGGGCAGTTCCGGATGTCTCGGGTCGCCTGCTGAAGCGCATCAAGCGGGAGAACTTCCTGCTGCGGGAGCACATCATCGAGTACGAGAAGCAGCACGCCATGAAGATGGCCCAAACGGAAGTGGGCGGCGGAAACCTTCAGAAGTCGAATAGTGGACCACGCCCGCACCAGAGAGACAATGAGACCCTGACCCGCAGGAGCAACGATGCCACATCCTTTGTGTGA